Within the Pseudonocardia alni genome, the region GCCGGGCCTCACAGATCTCGACCGCGGTCAGACTCGTCGCAGAAGGTCTGGGGGTCACGGTGGTGCCGTTCTCCGCGGTACCCGACGGCTGGGAGCACCTGACGCGGCCGCTCCGGCCGGCCCTGTCGGAGCCGGTGCTCGCCGGCGTGCGACGCGCCCCGGGCGGAGCGGAGACGGCGTTGCTCGACCAGCTGATGCAGCAGGACTGGGGACGGACGGTTCACACGGCGCAGGACGCACTGATCCGTTGAGCCGATAATGCACGTTATGACAGTTCGAGCGTTGCGGGCCTGCCCACCGAGACGACCGTCCTATCCCCCGTACGGCGTCATGCCGCAAGGATCACCCGGCCCCGGTGCCTCCGAGACCTCCCGGCGTCCTAGGTTGGACGCGTGAAGGTCCTGTTGCTGGAAAACATCCACCCCGGCGCCGCCGAGGCGTTCCGACGCGACGGCTTCGAGGTCGAGACCCGACCCGGGTCGCTCGGCGGCGACGAACTGCACGACGCGCTCGCCGGTGTGCAGCTGCTCGGCATCCGCTCCAACACCACGATCACCGCCGAGGTGCTCGACGCTGCCAAGGACCTGCTGGCCGTCGGCTGCTTCTGCATCGGCACCAACCAGGTCGACCTCACCGCGGCGGCCGAGCGCGGCATCGCCGTGTTCAACGCGCCGTACTCGAACACGCGCAGCGTCGTCGAGCTGGTCATCGGTGAGATCGTGGTCCTGGCGCGGCGGCTGACCGAGAAGACCCAGCGGATGCACGAGGGCGTCTGGGACAAGTCCGCCAAGGGCGCGCACGAGTTCCGCGGCCGCACCCTGGGCATCGTCGGCTACGGCAACATCGGCACCCAGCTCTCCAACATGGCCGAGGCCATCGGGCTGCAGGTCGTGTTCTACGACACCGCCGACCGGCTCGCCCACGGCAACGCACGGCGGATGCCGAGCCTGGACGCGCTGTTGGCCGAGTCCGACGTCGTCTCCATCCACGTCGACGGCCGCCCCGGCAACGCCGGCCTCTTCGGTGCCGAGCAGTTCGCCCGGATGAAGCCCCGCTCGATGTTCATCAACGCCTCGCGCGGCATGGTCACCGACGAGCACGCCCTGCGGGAGAACATCCTGTCCGGGCACCTCGCGGGCGCCGCCGTCGACGTGTTCCCGGTCGAGCCCAAGGCCCAGGGCGACGAGTTCGACTCACCGCTGCGCGGCCTGGACAACGTCATCCTGACCCCGCACATCGGCGGGTCGACCCAGGAGGCGCAGGAGGGCATCGGCACTTTCGTCTCGCGCAAGCTGCTCGACTTCGTGCAGCTCGGCGCCACTCCCCTGTCGGTGAACCTGCCGAACGTGGGCGCCCTGAACCCGCCCGGGGTGTTCCGGACCGCCTACCTGCACACCAGCACCCCCGGTGTGCTCGCCGACATCAACCGGCTGCTGGCCGACGCCGGCGTCAACGTCGTCGGGCAGTCGCTGTCCACCGGCGGCGACCTCGGCTACGTGCTGACCGACACCGACCAGGTCCTGCCCGAGGACGTGCTCTCGGCGCTCCGCCGGGCCGCCCAGACCGTCTGGCTGCGGTCCTACCGGCTCTGAGCGCTCAGGCGCAGGCGTTCGCGCCGTACTCCTCGACGTCGGAGGGGTGCATCGGGCCGTGCACCCCGTGGAAGACGACGAACTCGACGCCGGTCGGGCGGTGGAACAGCCCGCCCGTCCGGCGCCGGTACACCAGCGGCGCGCAGCGGTACCCGAACAGCGCGCGCGCCCACCCCTCGGCCTCGCCGCGCGCCAACGGCTCCGACCCGGTGACGGCGAGCTCCCAGATCCCCACGCCGGTCGCCGGGGAGCTCCGGTCCGGTGCGGTCGAGGCCACCAGTGTCAGTTCGCCGGTCCCCCGCATCGCCGGGACGACGGTCCGCGCGCGGTGCCAGTCGGCCACCGGGTGCGGGTACGGGTAGGTCAGCAGAGCCTCGCGCAGCGCCGTCACGGGTCCCCCGTGCTGCTCGTGGATCAGCTGCGCCAGGTCCACCGACCGCTTGCGGCGCAGGTCGGCGTTGACCAGACCGGCTTCGACCGTCATCCCCGTGGCCTCATTTCCGTCCCCGCGTCCCGGGACGGACCTCCGGCGCTGAGGCGGCGCGGTGGGGCCCGACGCCCGGGTGGGAGGACCCTCGAACGGTCCGGCGTCGGCACCGTGTTCTACGGCTCGTAGAGCATTCTAGATCACGTCCGGCATCCGGGCGAGAGCGGGATCACATGATCGTCGGATCACACGAGGCGTCGGTAGTGCACGCTCAGCGGATCGACCGGGTAGTCGGCGAACGGCGGGCAGACCGTGAAGCCGAAGCGCTCGTAGAGCCGCCGCGCCGGGGCCCAGTACTCCCCCGCGCCCGTCTCCAGGTACACCGCCCGGTGCCCCCGCCCGCGTGCCGCGTCGAGCAGCCGGGTCAGCACCGCGGCGCCGACGCCGCGACCGCGGGCCCGCTCGGCCGCCCGCATGGACTTGATCTCCGCTGCCGGGTGCTCGGGCACCGAGCCGGCCGCCAGCTCGCTCAGCGCGCCGCAGCCGAGGAGGGTGCCGTCGTCGTCGCGGGCGGCCCAGACGGTCACACCGGGCCCGCGGAGTCCGTCGAGGTCCAGCGCGTGTGTGCTCTCCGGTGGCCCCTGGGCGCGCATGTCGGAGAGGTGCCCGGCCAGGAACCGCCGGATCTGCGCCCCGGACAGGTCGTCGATGTCGATCTGCACGTGCTCCATCCTGGCCCCTCCCCCCGGCGGGCACGGCTCGTGAATTGCTCAAATAGCGCGCCGACCCATTCGGCACGCTCCTATCGTCGGTACATCGCACTTTGACCGGCGGCGGGTGGCCGCGTACCGACCGGCGAGGAGAACACCGTGGGCGCAGTCGTCGCAGTACTGCTGGTCATTGTCCTGATCGGCCTCGCCGTCCTGATCGGAACGCTGCGTGAGGTGCGTCCGACCAGGCCGAGTGTGGTCCGGGCGCGGGAGTTCCGCCGTTCCGCCCGGCCGGGCGCCCACGATTAGGAGAACCTCCGTCGTTATGCTTCCGGCGACCCCCGGGTGAATCCGGGGCGGCGAACCGGGAGGAACTGCAGTGGCGAAGGTCGAGACGATCCGGCTGGTCGACGACATCACCGGCGGCGACGCCGACGAGACCGTCGATTTCGGGCTCGACGGCCGCCGGTTCGAGATCGACCTGACCGCGGACAACGCCGCGGCGCTGCGGGACGCGCTCGCCCCGTTCGTCGGGGTCGCGCGTACCGCGGGGTCCCCGCGCACCGGACGCAACGCGGGCGTGTCCGCGCCGTCGGCCGGGCGCAGCGGTGCGGACGGCTCGGACGCCGCGACCCGCGAGCACAACCGCGCGGTGCGGGCCTGGGCCCGGGAGAACGGGTGGACGCTGTCCGAGCGGGGCCGCATCCCGTCCGAGGTCGTCGAGGCCCACCGCCGCGCCCGTGCCGGCGAGGCCGCGGGCGTCACGCCGCAGGGACCGGCCACCGACGAGCCCGCCGCCGAGGCCGTGCCGGCAGCCCGGGCCGTCCCGGACCGCGAGACCGGGGACGAGGGGCCCGCGGAGCGCAGGCAGTCCTCCGCGGCGCCCGCGGTCGAGTTCAGCGGCTGACCCCGTTCCCCGGGCCGTCACCGGCCCGGGCCCGCCGTCACCGGCCCGGGCCCGCCGTCACCGGCTCGGTGACGGGATGCCCGGCGGCGGCGCCGGCAGCGGACCGGAGCTGTAGAGCCCGGAACGGTCCACATCGCGACGTTCCAGGGTCGGGGTGACCGCGTTCGGCCGGTACGGCTGGATCGCCTGCACCTTGCCCCAGTCCCGCCCCGGGTCGCCCTCGAGGTAGGTGGGCAGCTCGGTCTGCTTGCCGATCACGGTGATCCAGCCCAGTGGGCCACCGGCCTGCGGGGACGACCACCCCTCCCCGTCGGCACGCATCTGGCTGCCGTCGGCCTGCAGCCGGTAGGCGGGGACCTCGGCGACGCCGCCGGAGGTCCGGAACGGGTGCAGGCACGGGCTGGCGAGCGACACCGGGTACTCGAGGAACATCGGCTGGTCGCCCACGACCTGTGACAACGGCGCCAGCTGCGGCGCCCGCAGCGGCGCGATGGCGAGCCAGCCGTCGGCGCCGAGCGAGTTGTCCTGCACGACCATCCGGACCTCGGTGGCCGCTCGGGCGGTCTCGGGCAGGTCGAACCGCAGCTCGCGCCACGGCATCTCCTCCACCCGGCCGTCGTCGAGGGTGGTCTGCTCGACGACGCGGACCCGCCCGTCCGACAACCGTGTCGCGTACTGGACGGTGAGCCGGTTCCCGTTGCCCAGGCGCCCGGCTGCCGTGACGACCAGCGGCGTGGTGCCGGCGCGCTGCTCGGCGGTCAGCATCACCCACGGGGTTCGCAGGGTGCCGGTGTTGCGGTCGCTGCGGGGCACGTAGCTGCCGAACGCGGGTGCCGCGTCGCTGCCGAGCCCACCGGACAGGACGTACTCGAACCCGGAGGCGCCGGTGCCGCCGCCGGTCGGCGGGATCCCGTCGCGGACGAAGCCGCTGCCCCCGCTGTTGGGGTCGAGCAGCTGCGCGTCGGGGCTGTTGGCGGGGACCACCCCCGGGGCCAGCGGTGCCGGGGTCGAGGTCGGCTCCCCCGGCGGGGGCGGCGGCGCGACGGTCGGGAGCAGCCCGGAGCGGGCCGGCGCGGCCATTCCGGTCGGCTCCGGGGCGGGGGGCAGCACGCCGTCGACGGGCCTGCGCTCGGCGAACACCTGGCTGGCGAGCCCGCAGGACCCGCCGAACGGGTGCGACAGCGCGTCGGCACCCATCGTCCACGTGCCGGAGCGGTCCTGGACGGCCGAGACCATCGACCACACGTTGAACGTGACGAGCAGCCCGCACAGCACCGCCAGTGGCGCCGAGGTCAGCCGCAGCCGCCGGGTCGCCCGCAGCGCCGATGACGCGTCGCGGCGCCAGTCCCGGGCCCGGACCCAGCGCCCGAGCAGCGGGATCCGGCCCAGCGCGCGCTCGACACCCGCCAACTGGTCGGGGTGCCGCTCCTCGCGGATCCCGCGCAGGTGCTCGACCCCGGCCCCCGCGGCGAGCAGCAGCGCGACGAGCAGCAGGATCGTGGAGAGCTCGTAGCCGGCGACGGTGACCTGCTCGCCGGCCCAGGGCACGCCCCAGTTGTTCGTGTACCACCACAGGTTCGGCCCGGCCGCGGACAGCGCCGCCACCAGGAACACCGCGGACAGGAACGCGAGCCGGTTGCGCAGCGAGCGCAGGACGTCCGAGCCGGTGGCGATCGCGGCGAGCGCCACCATGCCCGAGCCCAGACCGACCAGGTCCCCGAAGTGGTGGGTCCACTTGGTCGGGGTGAGCGCGAAGATCAGCAGCGCGATCACGGTGCTGCCGATGAGGCGCTGGGCGGGCCCGAGCGCGGCACCGGGGATCCGGTTGCGCCGGATCAGCACGACGACGCACGCCAGCAGGCAGAGGATGACCAGCAGGATCGGGAACCGACGGGCGATGGATCCGTCCGCGAGCCCCTCGAACAGGGGCGCGTAGCGCTGGGCGATCTCGGTGTACCAGGGCCAGTCCGGGCCGATGTCGGACCGCAGTCGGGTGGAGTCGACCACCGCTGCCCAGCTCTGGTCCGCCCAGGCGATCATCAGGATCGCGGTGCCGGAGGCCAGCAGCGGGGCGAGAACGGGGACGGCGCCGACCGCCCGCACCCGGGCCGACAGCAGGTGCCACAGCGGACGCACGCCGGCGATGAACGGCGCGATCGCGATCAGCCCGGCCGGGTTCGCCCCGACCGCCATCGACGCCGCGAACAGCCCCAGGGCGACCGGCAGCAGCCGCTGCAGGGCCAGCGCCCGCTCCACGCACACCAGGGCGAGCAGCGAGCACACGACGACGACCGGCTCGGGCCGCAGCCCGGAGTTGTAGGCCATCCAGAACGCCAGGAACACCATCCCGGCGGCCCAGGTCGCCGCCCGCGAGCGGCGGGCCTGACGGCCCAGGCGCGGCAGCAGGCCCCGGGAGACCAGCCACCAGGCCATGATCCCCATCAGCACCGAGGGAAGCCGCAGCCACAGCAGCGAGTCCGAGACCCGCACCCACAGCGCGTAGAGATCGTAGAACCAGCCGAACGGCGCCTCCGCGGCGTCGTACCAGCGGTAGTAGTTGCCGACGTAGCCCGAGGTCGGGACGTCGCGGACGATGCCGAGGGTGAACCCGTCGTCGGAGGTCTGGCCCCCGATCGCCGCCCACCCGACCAGCACCACCGTGACGATCAGGTCGATCGGCCGGGGCCTCGCACGGGACCACCAGCGGCGCAGCCGCGGCGGCCACCGCCCGGCGAGACCGCCGATGGCGTCGCGGCCCGCCCGGTGCGGGCTGCGGCCCAGGTGCCGGTCGACGCCGGCCAGCGCGAGCAGCGAGCCCAGCAGCGCCACCGCGGCGACGACGGTGGCCGCGGTCTTCCACACCGACGGGCTGGTGTCGAAGCGGGTGTCCGGGGTGATCCGGACCGCGGTGCCGGCCGTCGGGTCGAGCGCGGTGTCCAGGTCGGAGTAGATCCCCACGACCTGCGGCCGCAGGTCCCCCTCGAAGGTCTGCGCCCCGGAGCCCAGGTCGATCGTGGTGGACGTGCCGTCGGAGGTGATCCGGACCTCCGACGGGCCGGCCCGCAGCGGCGCCGTCGCGAGCTGCTGGCCGCGGTCGACCAGCGCCAGCTGGCCGTCGGCGACGGTCAGGACCATCCCGGAGCGGGCGCCCTCCGGCGACTCCGGCGGGACGGTCGACAGCACCGTGGCGGAGCCGTCGGCGCGGTCGTCGAGGCTGCGGATCGCGTCGGCGGGGACGACCACCGACATCGTCTCCGGGCGCAGCGCGACCAGCGGCGCGTTGACGTCGGCGGTGCCGTCCGCCACCGACGGCCAGACGATCGTGGTCGTGTGCTGCACCACGGGCAGGAAGGGCACCGCGACGGCGAGCACGAACGCCAGGAGACCGAGCCGGCCCGCCCAGTGCAGGCGTCGACGGTCGCGGAGCGTGTCGACCGGAGCCGGCGCGGCGACCGTCGCTTCGGAGGTGAGCACCGAACGACGGTAGCGGCCTCGCTCCGCGTGATCCGGGGAGCCCCCGGGGGTGATCAGCCCACCGGGACGCGGTGCCGGTCGCGGAACCGCCTGCCCTGCAGCCACCACCCCAGCACACGGGTGATCCAGGGCAGCATCACGTACACCATGACCGGGGTCAGGACGATCGTCGTGACCGCCAGCCGCGGCACGACGGGCCAGTCCGCGAGCAGCGCGCCGAGGGTCACCGTGGCCAGGAGGTTCATCGGGAAGAAGACGAGCCAGATCGTCGTCGCCTGCTTCCAGCGCGGCGGTGTGACCTGGGGCGGGCCGGCCGTCTCCACCGCGGTGGGCTGGTCGAACCAGCCCTCGATCCCGGTGCGGCGCTCGGCCCGGGTCATCTCCGCCAGGCCCTGGGCGGACCCGAGCCACCAGCGGCGCTCGGGGCTCGCCTCCCAGCGCCCGAGCGACTCCGGGGAGTCGAAGCGGGCCAGCATGTGCCACTCGTCGGAGCCGTCGCGGCTGCGGACCCAGCCGCCGCCGAGGAAGCCGGGGAACCCCTCGGCCATGAGCAGGCCGGAGCGGATCCAGGCGGTCATCTCCGCGGCGTGACCGGGGTCGGCGCGACGGGTGAACGAGACCGTGACGGGGTCGCCGCCGGTCGGAACGGGAGCGGACGCGGCGGCGGGGGTGGTGCCGTCGGCCCGGTCGCGGGTGTCGAGGGACATGCCCGTCATGGTGACCGCTGACCCGGCGGACTCCCAGCCCGGCCGCACGACATCACTCCGGGACACTCTCCGGAGCCCGCTCCCCCGCCGTCCCGCGGCGAGAGGTCCCGCCGTGCCCGTACCCGTCCTGCGCCGGGCCACGGCCCGTGACGTGCCGGCCGTCGTCGCGCTGCGGGCACGGATCGAGGCCGGCCGGCGCGGCGACGGGCTCGGGGCGACCATGGTCCGGTACGCCGTCGACGAGGCCCGTCGACGTGGCGCGGCGCTCGTCCAGCTCACCTCCGACCGGTCCCGTACCGACGCCCACCGGTTCTACGAGCGCCTCGGGTTCCTCCGGACCCACGACGGCTTCAGCCTCCCCCTGATCTGACGGCCGCTCCCCCGGGGCGGCCTCCGCCTTGTCGTGGCGGTTTGTGTGTCGTCGTTTCGTCGACATGAAGACAGCGTCAATGAAACATTGACCATAGAAGGAACAGGCCACCCCGTTGTCCGGCCCCGGGACCAGCAGCACCACCGGTGCCTCGAAGCCACGGGCATGCACCTCGCCTCGCCCTGCCCGCCTCCGGTACATCGGTCCGCGCCGCGCCCGCCGCGTCCGGGAGGTTCAGCGGGCACAGGACCGGTCTGGTCGTGCGTGTCCGCCGGATGCCGGGGCCCCCACCGCGGCGGTCCGCACAGGGCCGTACAGGGCGCTCCCAGCGCCTCCTGGGCCGACCGCCGGCGACGACTGGCACTCCGGCGTCGCCGGCGGTCGGCATTGCGGCCGTCGTGGCCCACTCCCCCGCGACACGCCGGTGTCGCGCAACGGTTGACCGCGCGTACGCGTCAATGAACCATTGACATCATGAGGTACGAGGAAGCGCAGCGCTGGCTGGAACGGGCCGACCCCTCGATCGCGAAGAAGCGGGAGTCCATCACCGAACAACTGGACGGGATGAAGGGACGGGCGGCCGACGGCGTCCTCACCCACGACGGGGCGGCCGCCTGGTACGCCCTGGTGCAGGAGATGCGCCGGCTGGCCGACTACTACGAGCGCGACCTGATCCGCACCCTGCGGGCCGGCGGGATGACCTGGAAGGAGGTCGCCGACGCCGTCCAGGCCCAGCTGTCGAGCCGACAGGCGGCCCAGGCCAAGTGGAAACGCCTGGTCGACCCGACCCGGCGGACCACCAACGGGAACATGCGCCGCGGCGGACGTCCCCGCCAGGACCAGGTTCCCCGGCACGACGGGACCACGGAGCCGGACGGGAGCACCGGGCAGGATCGGACGGAGTAGCCACCCTTCCCCCGGACGGCCCTGTCCGGTGACGGTGCGCAACCTGCGGTGACCGTCGTCGTTGATCCTCGTGACGACGGCATCCGAGGAGGCGGCTGGTGGCTGGACAGGGCAACGACCGGCGCAGGTGGGCGGCGGTCGTCTCGATCGCGGTCGCGGTGTGCACGGTCGGCCTCGCGCTGGTCCCGCCCGCCCAGGCGGCGGCACCGGAGCCCGAGCAGGTCGCGTCGGTGCAGGACCTGCTGGACCCCTCCCCGCCCGGGTCGAACGACTGGGGCTGCCGGCCGTCGGAGGCGCACCCGGAGCCGGTCGTCCTCGTCCACGGCCTCTCGGCCAACCAGGGGAACAACTGGGCCTACATGGCCCCGCAGCTGGCCCAGCGCGGTTACTGCGTGTTCTCCCTGACCTACGGCCGCAACCCCCTGGCCCCGCCGCCGCTGACCCAGGTCGGCGGGCTCGCCCCGATGGAGGACAGCGCCGCCGATCTCGCGGCGTTCGTCGACCGGGTCCGCGGGGCCACCGGTGCCGCGAAGGTCGACATCGTCGGCCACTCCGAGGGTTCGCTGATGCCGAACCACTACGTCCGGTTCCTCGGGGGCGCCGACGAGGTCCGGCGCTACGTCGGCCTGACACCGCTCTGGGACGGCACGAGCACCGCCGGGCTGGCGTTCCTCAACCGCACCGGCGAGCAGCTCGGCCTCGGCCCGGCCGTCGGCACCGTCCTCGACCCGCTGTGCGCGTCCTGCCGTCAGTTCCTGCACGGCTCGGACTTCCTGCAGCGCATGAACTCCGACGGCGGACCCCGCGCCGACGGCGTCGACTACACGATGATCCTCACCCGCTACGACGAGCTGGTCGTCCCCTACACCTCGGGCCTGCTCGACGGCGCGCACAACATCGTCCTGCAGGACGGCTGCCCCACCGACCTCGCCGAGCACGTCGCCGTCGCGTTCGACCCGGTCACGCTGCAGCACGTGCTCAACGCGCTCGACCCCGCCCACGCGAACCCGGTGCGCTGCCTGCCGGTGGGCCCGGACGCACCCGCCGCGTCCTGACCGTGCCACGCTGTCGCCCGTGACGGCGGTGACGACGGCGGAGGACCTGCTCGCGGCGGCCCGGGACGGCGTGGAGGTCGGCTCGGCCGTCCTCGACGAGACCGACCTGCGGGAGACCGACCTCGCCGGACTGGTCCTGCGGGGCGGTTCGCTCGCCGGGGCGGATCTGCGCGGCGTGCGGCTGGACCGGGCGCGGATCACCGGGACGTCGCTGGCCGGGGCCGATCTGCGCGAGGCGGACCTGACCGACGCCGTGCTCGGCGGGGTCGACCTGTCCGGGGCCCGGCTGGCCGGGGCGACCCTCGGCGACACCCGGTTCACCGGCTGCCGGATGATCGGCACCGTCCTGCGCGGACTGCGTGGGCTGACGGCGTCGTTCGTCCTGGACGACTGCTCGCTGCAGCTGGCGGACCTGCGCGACGTGGCGATGCGGGGACTGCGGATCGCCGACTGCGACCTGTCCGAGGCCGACCTGTCCGGCGCCGACCTGCGCGACGTCCGGTTCGAGCGGTGCCGGCTGCGTGGCACGGTGCTGCGGTCCACCCGGCTCGACGGCGCCGACCTGCGGGGCTGCGACCTCGGCGAGGTCACCCCGGACACCCCGCGCGAGCTGCGCGGGGCGATCGTCTCCCCCACCCAGGCGGGCGCGATCTGCGCGGCGCTGGGACTGACGGTGCTCGAGCCGTAGGCCGGGTCAGCCGACGGGGCGGTCGAGGCCGCCGCGGCGCATCGCGTCCTCGACCTGGCCGGCGATCCACGGGTCCTCGTCGCACTGCGGTCCGGCCGCGGTGAGCGGGCCGAGCCGGACGACGTCCGCGGCGCGGCAGAGCGGCGAGGTGCCGGTGAACTCGTCGTCGCCGGTCGGCTCGTCGGGCACGACGGGACGCGAGACGTCCGCGACCCGGTCCTGCCGGGCCGCCTCGTCGCGGTGGTAGGCGGCGAGCTCGGCGTCCCCGGCGGCGCGGGCCGCGTCGGCCCGGGCCCGTGCCTGGTCGCGCAGCTCGGCGGCCACGGTGCTGACCCGGCCCGCGGTCCGTGCGTCGCCCGCCCGGGTGGCGGCGTCGCGGGCCCCGCCGACGGCGTCCAGCACGATCTCGCCGCCTCCGGGGACAGCGACGGCGTCGGTCGCATCGGCCGCTGTGCCGTCGACCGCTGTGCCATCGGCGGCTGCGGCGGTGGGGGTGATGTCCCGGGCCGGGTCCGTGTCGTCGGCGCCACCGACGAGGGCGACCGCCAGACCGGCACCGCCGACCAGCGGGACGGTGCCGAGCAGGGCCAGGCGGCCCGGCGTGGTGCGTGGACGTCGGTGCCGTGCGCTCATCGTGATCGCCTCCTGCACTGTCGGTAGCCGGAGCCGGAGGGGCTCAAACCTGCCGAGCCCGGCCGGGCCTCAGCAGGGGACGATCGCGAACCGGACGACACGACAGACGACGCCCTCGGTGCGCGGGGCGTCGTCGGTCGGGGCGGGGGTCGCGGTCCGGGCGTCGTCGGGCTCGGTGCCGGTCGGCGGGGCCGGGGTGGTGGTCGGGGCGGGCGGGGTCGTGGGTGCCCCGGTCGGGGGGACGGCGGCGCGACGGCGCGCGTCGGCGCGCTCCCGGGCCCGTTGCGCGGCACGGTCCTGCTCCGCGCGCTGCTCCGCGGCCAGGCGCTCCTGTGCGGCGGCCTCGGCGGCCTCGGCGGCCCGGCGCTCCTCGGCGATCCGGCGGTCCTCGGCGATCCGGGCCGTGGCCGCCCGCACCGCCCCGTCGGCGACGGCGGCCGCGCGCGTCTCGCGGGCCGCGACCGGTGCCGTGGTGGGCGCGATCCCGGTGCCGGAGCCGTACCAGCGCGACGGCATCGGGATCGACGAGGCGTCATCGACGGACGGGCCGGACGCGAAGGTCGGTACCGGGACGTGGTCGTCGACCCGCTGGTCCGCCGGAGCGACCCCGCCGAGCACCCCGGTCCCGAGGAGACCGGCGACGGTGACGGACGCGACCAGCACCACCGGGACGACCCCGGCCAGGGTGACGCGGAGACGCCGGCGGCCCCGCGGCGGCCGGGCCCGGCCCTCGACCGGTCGTGGCGCCTCCCTTGGGCCGACGGGTGCCGTCGCGGTCGCGCCCCGGTAGCGGGCAGCGGAGCTCGGCCACGCCTCGGGCCCGACGGGGTCCGGGCCGGCCGGGCCGGGCCCGCCCGGCATCCGGTGCCGGCCGGTCACGTGGTGGAGCCGCTCGCCGTGCGCATGGGGTGATCGTCACCGGCGGACGGCGGTACGGCCATGCACCGAACGGGTGCGTCGCCGTCGTGGGCCGTCCCGGTGGAGTGAACTGCGCACCGCCCGGACGGGCGGCCGGGCTCAGCCCCCGAGCAGCGACAGCGCGGGTCCGGGCACCCGGACGTCGACGGGCGGGGTCTCGGCGATCCGCAGGCGCAGCCGGAGCAGCGCCCCGTCCGCGGCGCCGGTGTCCGGGTCGGCCGGTGTGACGGTGCCCGGGGAGACACCGGAGGAACCGCTGCCGGCCGGGTCGTCGTCCGGCGGCGCGGCGGACCGTGGGGCGGCCTGGGGCGGGACGGCCGAGCGCAGAGCGGGCACCACCGGCCGCGGGACCGTCGGCCGGGACGGGGCGGACCACCCGGTGTCGTCGCCGGGAGCGGCGTCGTCACCGGGAGCGGGGTCGTCGTCGGGTGCGGTGTCGTCGGCCGGGGGCGTGTCGTCGGCCGGGGCGGTGTCGTCCGGAGCGGTGACCTGGCCGGGTGCCGGCGCAGTGCCCGTGCCGGGCGCGACGGCGAGGGGTCCGGGCGCGGTGCGGTCATCGGCCGTGCCGCCACCCGGGCGCGCCGCAGCGGGGCCGTCCGCGCCGCCGGTCGTCGACGGCGGTGCGGCGGAGCGCGACGCACCACCCCCGCCGGACCGGACCGGGCCGGACGCGCCGGTGGCCGCACCCGGCGCCCCCGGCTCCCGGGGCGAGCCCGCCGTGGGGTTCCGGGGCGCCGCGGCCGCGGCCTCGGCGGCCGCCCGCACCGGTGCCTGCGCGAGCGGTGCCGGGTCGGCCATCCGCGCCGGGGAGCCACCGCCGGGCACCGCGGGACCGGCGGCGAGCGGCGCGGCCGGGCCGGGGCCGGTCTGCTCCCCCTGCTCTCCCTGCGCCGCGACGGGCTGCTCCCCCGGCGTCACGGTGACGACGACCGCCGCGGCGAGTGCGATCGCCCCGACCACGGGGACCGTCACGGCCAGGACACGCCTGACCAGTCCGGCCCCCGCCGCCCTCCGGTGCCTGCCGCTCATCGCTCGGCCCTCCCCCACGTCCGGTACCGCCCCGCGCCACCGAGCGTCGAGTCTGGACCAGACGGCGCTGCGGGGCCAGCCCGAACGGGTGAGCGGGAGCGGTGTCACCGCTCCAGTGCGCTGTGCATCCGCGCGAGCCGGTCCTTCCGCTCGGCCCGCAGCGA harbors:
- a CDS encoding histone-like nucleoid-structuring protein Lsr2 translates to MAKVETIRLVDDITGGDADETVDFGLDGRRFEIDLTADNAAALRDALAPFVGVARTAGSPRTGRNAGVSAPSAGRSGADGSDAATREHNRAVRAWARENGWTLSERGRIPSEVVEAHRRARAGEAAGVTPQGPATDEPAAEAVPAARAVPDRETGDEGPAERRQSSAAPAVEFSG
- a CDS encoding arabinosyltransferase domain-containing protein; its protein translation is MLTSEATVAAPAPVDTLRDRRRLHWAGRLGLLAFVLAVAVPFLPVVQHTTTIVWPSVADGTADVNAPLVALRPETMSVVVPADAIRSLDDRADGSATVLSTVPPESPEGARSGMVLTVADGQLALVDRGQQLATAPLRAGPSEVRITSDGTSTTIDLGSGAQTFEGDLRPQVVGIYSDLDTALDPTAGTAVRITPDTRFDTSPSVWKTAATVVAAVALLGSLLALAGVDRHLGRSPHRAGRDAIGGLAGRWPPRLRRWWSRARPRPIDLIVTVVLVGWAAIGGQTSDDGFTLGIVRDVPTSGYVGNYYRWYDAAEAPFGWFYDLYALWVRVSDSLLWLRLPSVLMGIMAWWLVSRGLLPRLGRQARRSRAATWAAGMVFLAFWMAYNSGLRPEPVVVVCSLLALVCVERALALQRLLPVALGLFAASMAVGANPAGLIAIAPFIAGVRPLWHLLSARVRAVGAVPVLAPLLASGTAILMIAWADQSWAAVVDSTRLRSDIGPDWPWYTEIAQRYAPLFEGLADGSIARRFPILLVILCLLACVVVLIRRNRIPGAALGPAQRLIGSTVIALLIFALTPTKWTHHFGDLVGLGSGMVALAAIATGSDVLRSLRNRLAFLSAVFLVAALSAAGPNLWWYTNNWGVPWAGEQVTVAGYELSTILLLVALLLAAGAGVEHLRGIREERHPDQLAGVERALGRIPLLGRWVRARDWRRDASSALRATRRLRLTSAPLAVLCGLLVTFNVWSMVSAVQDRSGTWTMGADALSHPFGGSCGLASQVFAERRPVDGVLPPAPEPTGMAAPARSGLLPTVAPPPPPGEPTSTPAPLAPGVVPANSPDAQLLDPNSGGSGFVRDGIPPTGGGTGASGFEYVLSGGLGSDAAPAFGSYVPRSDRNTGTLRTPWVMLTAEQRAGTTPLVVTAAGRLGNGNRLTVQYATRLSDGRVRVVEQTTLDDGRVEEMPWRELRFDLPETARAATEVRMVVQDNSLGADGWLAIAPLRAPQLAPLSQVVGDQPMFLEYPVSLASPCLHPFRTSGGVAEVPAYRLQADGSQMRADGEGWSSPQAGGPLGWITVIGKQTELPTYLEGDPGRDWGKVQAIQPYRPNAVTPTLERRDVDRSGLYSSGPLPAPPPGIPSPSR
- a CDS encoding GNAT family N-acetyltransferase, with translation MEHVQIDIDDLSGAQIRRFLAGHLSDMRAQGPPESTHALDLDGLRGPGVTVWAARDDDGTLLGCGALSELAAGSVPEHPAAEIKSMRAAERARGRGVGAAVLTRLLDAARGRGHRAVYLETGAGEYWAPARRLYERFGFTVCPPFADYPVDPLSVHYRRLV
- a CDS encoding antibiotic biosynthesis monooxygenase; the protein is MSLDTRDRADGTTPAAASAPVPTGGDPVTVSFTRRADPGHAAEMTAWIRSGLLMAEGFPGFLGGGWVRSRDGSDEWHMLARFDSPESLGRWEASPERRWWLGSAQGLAEMTRAERRTGIEGWFDQPTAVETAGPPQVTPPRWKQATTIWLVFFPMNLLATVTLGALLADWPVVPRLAVTTIVLTPVMVYVMLPWITRVLGWWLQGRRFRDRHRVPVG
- the serA gene encoding phosphoglycerate dehydrogenase; amino-acid sequence: MKVLLLENIHPGAAEAFRRDGFEVETRPGSLGGDELHDALAGVQLLGIRSNTTITAEVLDAAKDLLAVGCFCIGTNQVDLTAAAERGIAVFNAPYSNTRSVVELVIGEIVVLARRLTEKTQRMHEGVWDKSAKGAHEFRGRTLGIVGYGNIGTQLSNMAEAIGLQVVFYDTADRLAHGNARRMPSLDALLAESDVVSIHVDGRPGNAGLFGAEQFARMKPRSMFINASRGMVTDEHALRENILSGHLAGAAVDVFPVEPKAQGDEFDSPLRGLDNVILTPHIGGSTQEAQEGIGTFVSRKLLDFVQLGATPLSVNLPNVGALNPPGVFRTAYLHTSTPGVLADINRLLADAGVNVVGQSLSTGGDLGYVLTDTDQVLPEDVLSALRRAAQTVWLRSYRL